The proteins below come from a single Insulibacter thermoxylanivorax genomic window:
- a CDS encoding dihydrofolate reductase, with amino-acid sequence MTRLSIIVAMGKDRTIGKNNDLPWHLPDDLKRFRKITMGHPIIMGRKTHESIGKALDGRHNIVLTRDPEYRAEGCTVTHSVEETLQAVQDADEAFVIGGAEIIRLFLAQTDRIYLTYIDQDFAGDVFLPELAEEEWQLVSVTPGVTDERNPYRFEYRIYERIRASEDRRS; translated from the coding sequence TTGACGAGATTATCGATTATCGTTGCCATGGGCAAGGATCGCACGATCGGCAAGAATAACGATCTGCCGTGGCATCTTCCCGATGATTTGAAACGATTCCGCAAGATCACCATGGGCCATCCGATCATCATGGGCAGGAAAACCCATGAATCGATCGGAAAGGCCTTGGACGGGCGTCACAATATCGTCCTGACGCGCGATCCCGAATATCGGGCGGAAGGCTGCACCGTCACGCACAGCGTTGAGGAAACCCTGCAAGCGGTCCAGGATGCCGATGAAGCATTCGTCATCGGCGGAGCAGAGATCATCCGTTTATTCTTAGCGCAGACGGACCGTATCTATCTGACTTATATCGATCAAGATTTTGCAGGTGATGTGTTCCTGCCGGAACTTGCGGAAGAGGAGTGGCAGCTTGTGTCGGTGACGCCGGGAGTGACCGACGAACGCAATCCTTACCGTTTCGAATACCGCATCTATGAACGAATCCGAGCAAGCGAAGATCGGAGATCATAA
- a CDS encoding FHA domain-containing protein: MNAVKMLPSAKERLPLQYRRAGEQTVLQGELPIPRVDRIDEAVLSRCPPPYLVSLRMQVHGSSMELEYRTGMRKPLNEWLRFHEVTEAEGLQFLLHVTHTLNLLRDHWLIENRCLLSPEQIYVQEQLLDARFIYWPDSEVPSSESALALGLQKLGMEVVRTNREARFIRKFIHYCDDPMFTLAGLRRRLIAWNDQIQHKVSEMSPPQSAARPGRMSARKMLHHLLESLSNKRGSAASNAKSSPALSRDEIPHSIAAASHTRPLTSAGEAMGGGRKHAALIIEHDHKADQRIEITSNPFLIGRDRRAVNGCCDHPLMSRIHAEIKCIDGEWFLRDLGSSNGTYVNGQPLVPYTPVRLQHHDRITFADLSGYIVME, encoded by the coding sequence ATGAACGCTGTGAAGATGCTTCCATCTGCAAAAGAACGCCTGCCCTTGCAATATCGCCGGGCGGGAGAGCAGACGGTCCTGCAGGGCGAGCTTCCCATCCCGCGTGTCGACAGGATTGATGAAGCCGTACTGTCCCGCTGTCCGCCGCCGTATCTTGTCTCCCTCCGTATGCAGGTCCATGGTTCCTCCATGGAACTGGAATATCGAACGGGAATGCGCAAACCCTTAAATGAATGGCTTCGTTTCCATGAGGTGACAGAAGCAGAAGGACTGCAATTCCTGCTTCATGTGACGCATACCTTAAATCTTCTGCGCGACCATTGGCTCATCGAAAACCGCTGCCTCCTTAGCCCGGAGCAGATCTATGTGCAAGAACAACTGCTTGATGCCCGATTCATATACTGGCCGGACAGCGAAGTCCCATCTTCTGAATCCGCACTGGCACTCGGCCTGCAGAAGCTTGGCATGGAAGTGGTCAGAACCAATCGGGAAGCCCGGTTCATCCGCAAATTCATTCACTATTGCGATGATCCCATGTTCACTTTAGCCGGTTTGCGGCGCCGTCTCATCGCTTGGAACGATCAGATCCAGCATAAAGTTTCAGAGATGTCCCCTCCTCAGTCTGCAGCCCGTCCAGGCCGGATGAGTGCACGCAAGATGCTGCATCATCTGCTGGAAAGCTTATCGAACAAGAGAGGTTCAGCAGCATCCAACGCAAAGTCCAGCCCAGCTTTGAGCCGTGACGAGATCCCTCATTCGATTGCGGCAGCCAGCCATACAAGGCCGCTTACTTCTGCAGGGGAGGCGATGGGCGGGGGAAGAAAACACGCGGCACTCATCATCGAGCATGACCATAAGGCGGATCAAAGGATCGAGATTACCTCCAATCCATTCCTGATCGGCCGCGATCGCCGGGCGGTCAACGGATGCTGTGATCATCCCCTGATGTCTCGCATTCATGCGGAAATCAAATGCATCGATGGAGAGTGGTTCCTTCGCGATCTGGGGTCGAGCAACGGCACTTATGTGAACGGCCAACCGCTTGTCCCTTACACGCCGGTAAGGCTCCAGCATCATGACCGGATAACTTTCGCCGATCTAAGCGGGTATATCGTGATGGAATAA
- a CDS encoding YpdA family putative bacillithiol disulfide reductase, with the protein MQQEQVIIVGAGPCGLAAAIALKKIGINPLIIEKASIVHSIYQYPTYMQFFSTAEKLEIGGVPFTTPQDKPTRIEALHYYRKVAQKHELRVHQYEEVTSIEPKDGCFILETQPMNRAPRVYKAERVVVATGYFDNPNMLGIPGEELPKVSHFFREAHPYTGTKTVIIGGNNSAIDAALELARVGAEVTVVYRGEKYSDNIKPWVLPTFKSLVEQGVIHMMFRSQVISIQPDSVTIRMPEDQLEMDNDFVLALTGFRPDRKFLEKTGVEMDAESDRPVYNPETMETNVRGLYVAGVVASGRNANEIFIESGRFHGDLIAEHIRAIRQP; encoded by the coding sequence ATGCAACAAGAACAGGTGATCATCGTCGGCGCAGGTCCTTGCGGTCTTGCCGCTGCCATCGCACTGAAGAAGATCGGAATCAATCCGCTGATCATAGAGAAGGCGAGCATCGTCCATTCGATCTATCAATATCCAACCTATATGCAGTTCTTCAGCACAGCGGAGAAACTTGAGATCGGCGGCGTTCCTTTCACCACACCGCAGGATAAGCCGACGCGCATCGAAGCGCTCCATTACTACCGCAAAGTCGCTCAGAAACATGAGCTTCGCGTTCATCAATACGAAGAAGTAACCAGCATCGAACCGAAGGACGGCTGTTTTATCTTAGAGACACAACCGATGAACCGTGCGCCCAGGGTGTACAAAGCGGAACGCGTGGTGGTTGCAACGGGCTATTTTGATAATCCGAACATGCTCGGTATCCCCGGCGAGGAACTGCCGAAGGTGAGCCACTTCTTCCGCGAAGCTCACCCGTATACGGGGACGAAGACGGTGATCATCGGCGGCAACAACTCGGCGATCGATGCTGCCCTTGAACTTGCGCGCGTCGGCGCAGAAGTCACCGTCGTCTATCGCGGCGAGAAGTATTCGGACAATATCAAACCCTGGGTGCTCCCTACCTTCAAGAGCCTTGTCGAACAAGGCGTCATCCATATGATGTTCCGTTCGCAAGTCATCAGCATCCAGCCGGATTCGGTGACCATCCGCATGCCGGAGGACCAGCTTGAGATGGACAACGACTTCGTCCTTGCACTGACGGGCTTCCGCCCTGATCGCAAGTTCCTCGAGAAGACCGGTGTCGAGATGGATGCCGAATCCGATCGCCCGGTTTACAACCCTGAGACGATGGAGACGAATGTTCGCGGACTCTATGTCGCCGGTGTCGTCGCTTCCGGGCGCAACGCAAACGAGATCTTCATCGAGAGCGGCAGATTCCACGGCGATCTCATCGCCGAACATATCCGTGCAATCCGGCAGCCATGA
- a CDS encoding RluA family pseudouridine synthase, with product MTRRMPHEPLAPIGHRAAEWYVLKLPEALRDASVKELAGILPLPAKIADKLLREDGIVKQRDRLNLRLFPYEEPDFVAEWTALNILYEDDFAMVVNKPAGLGVHPNSREGSGTLANQVAAYYLGTGQECRVRHIHRLDKDTTGAVLYAKNEFAHAVFDQEMREKKIERIYAAVVEGIVAQDQGTIDRPIGRDRHHPQRRRVSRTGAHAVTHYEVIERYQDHTLLRLRLETGRTHQIRVHLSSFGHPLAGDTLYGGRQTRIARQALHGEQLLFTHPWTGERLTVTAPLPDDLQQLIAGLKAMGSRT from the coding sequence ATGACCCGTCGCATGCCTCATGAGCCGCTTGCTCCTATCGGTCACCGGGCCGCAGAATGGTATGTATTGAAGCTTCCAGAAGCACTTAGGGATGCGTCGGTTAAGGAACTGGCAGGCATCCTTCCCTTACCTGCGAAGATTGCGGACAAGCTGCTTCGCGAAGACGGCATCGTGAAGCAGCGGGACCGCCTCAACCTGCGGCTGTTCCCTTATGAAGAGCCCGATTTCGTGGCAGAGTGGACAGCATTGAATATTTTGTATGAGGATGACTTTGCCATGGTCGTGAACAAGCCGGCGGGGCTCGGGGTTCATCCCAACAGCCGGGAGGGAAGCGGAACGCTGGCTAACCAAGTCGCTGCCTATTATCTGGGTACCGGGCAAGAATGCCGTGTCAGGCATATCCATCGCTTAGACAAGGACACAACAGGTGCAGTGCTGTATGCCAAGAATGAATTTGCCCATGCGGTGTTCGACCAGGAGATGCGCGAGAAGAAGATCGAGCGGATCTATGCTGCCGTAGTAGAAGGCATCGTTGCACAGGATCAGGGGACCATCGATCGGCCCATCGGACGCGATCGCCATCATCCGCAGCGGCGGCGGGTCAGCCGGACCGGTGCGCATGCCGTGACCCATTATGAGGTCATCGAGCGGTATCAGGATCATACCTTGCTTCGCCTGCGTCTGGAGACAGGACGCACCCATCAGATCCGTGTCCACCTCTCGTCTTTCGGACATCCCTTGGCCGGAGATACGCTGTATGGCGGCAGACAGACCCGCATCGCAAGGCAAGCGCTGCATGGTGAACAGCTGCTATTCACCCACCCATGGACTGGTGAGCGTTTAACCGTCACAGCACCGCTGCCGGACGACCTGCAGCAGCTGATTGCTGGTCTGAAAGCGATGGGAAGTCGAACATAA
- a CDS encoding A24 family peptidase: MLLTITAFYTDHRKMIIPNRLTFGGIIIGLAWHGVSSGWAGLQYALLGMLASMGFMLLIYLCRGVEAGDVKFFAALGAIGGFEIGAAGMFYSLIIAGAAGIILLLHRRLRTGRGKGSGHERVQFPFMYAVLPGMICSFIMLEVPL; this comes from the coding sequence ATGCTCCTAACAATCACGGCCTTCTATACGGATCACAGGAAGATGATCATTCCGAACCGGCTGACCTTCGGCGGGATCATCATCGGTTTGGCTTGGCATGGAGTCAGCTCGGGATGGGCAGGACTGCAGTATGCATTGCTCGGGATGTTGGCATCCATGGGCTTCATGCTGCTGATCTATCTGTGCCGCGGCGTAGAAGCCGGTGATGTCAAATTCTTCGCCGCACTGGGGGCGATCGGCGGTTTCGAAATCGGAGCAGCGGGCATGTTCTATTCGCTCATCATCGCGGGCGCAGCAGGGATCATCCTCTTGCTGCATCGCCGTTTGCGAACAGGAAGAGGCAAGGGATCAGGGCATGAGCGCGTGCAGTTTCCCTTTATGTATGCCGTTCTCCCCGGCATGATCTGCAGCTTCATCATGTTGGAGGTGCCGTTATGA
- a CDS encoding low molecular weight protein-tyrosine-phosphatase: MIKVLFVCLGNICRSPMAEAIFRQKVKEAGFEDQIVVDSAGTGDWHIGNPPHHGTRRILDQYKISYEGIRARQVAEDDFRDSRYIIVMDNQNMQDLKRFQPKGLGEEAPFIGKMLDFASSAELKDVPDPYYTGNFEEVYELLQDSCQGLLQFIIEREGLTARS; this comes from the coding sequence ATGATTAAGGTTTTGTTCGTATGTCTTGGCAATATCTGTCGTTCGCCCATGGCGGAAGCGATCTTCCGTCAGAAAGTGAAGGAAGCAGGCTTCGAGGATCAGATCGTCGTCGATTCTGCCGGGACGGGGGATTGGCATATCGGCAATCCGCCGCATCACGGCACACGCCGCATCCTGGATCAGTACAAGATCAGTTATGAAGGGATTCGCGCGCGGCAGGTGGCTGAAGATGATTTCAGAGACAGCCGCTACATCATCGTCATGGACAACCAGAATATGCAAGATCTCAAGCGTTTCCAGCCAAAGGGTCTGGGGGAAGAAGCACCGTTCATCGGCAAGATGCTGGATTTTGCTTCTTCGGCTGAGCTCAAGGATGTACCGGATCCTTACTACACTGGAAATTTCGAAGAAGTATATGAGCTTCTCCAAGATTCCTGCCAGGGGCTGCTGCAGTTTATCATCGAACGGGAAGGCTTGACTGCGCGTTCATGA
- a CDS encoding gluconokinase codes for MSHNTNVVIGIDLGTTGAKCVIWSTDTKEIAAEASKTYPLLKPNPGWAEQDPQELFEAFMYCLRTAIEEGGIDPKRIIGVGISTAMHTLLAVDEQGKPLTNCITWADGRSSDQADRIKQAFDGLAIYRRTGTPIHPMSPLAKLLWMKDERPDLYAQAAKFVSIKEYILYHLYGEWVVDVSIASATGLFNLTTMDWDEEVLRLLELDAERLSKPVPVTYALRGLREEFVQQLGIDRDTPMVIGSSDGVLANLGVGAVLPGDIAVTVGTSGAIRTMMDQPLTDAAGRTFCYALAEDRFAIGGATNNAGIVLQWLIEEMMRGDLTMEEVLREAGEAAPGADGLLFLPYLNGERAPYWNANARATFFGLSIRHQRKHMFRAALEGIVFSLYGVKNVLAERPSDAPIHASGGLARSELWLQILADVFGRRVVVPRSVEASCLGAALVVLKSAGRIEQWEEAKSWAEAAYSYEPNMGNHARYAKLFDIYQQVADKLQPDFERITEFQVSHSND; via the coding sequence GTGTCCCATAATACCAACGTTGTTATCGGCATTGATCTAGGTACAACCGGTGCCAAATGCGTGATCTGGTCCACCGATACGAAGGAGATTGCGGCGGAGGCGTCGAAGACCTATCCTCTCTTAAAGCCGAATCCCGGATGGGCGGAACAGGATCCGCAGGAACTGTTCGAGGCATTCATGTATTGCCTCCGTACGGCGATTGAGGAGGGCGGCATCGATCCGAAGCGGATCATCGGTGTCGGCATCAGCACGGCGATGCACACGCTGCTTGCCGTAGATGAGCAAGGGAAGCCGCTTACCAACTGCATCACTTGGGCAGATGGACGCAGCAGCGATCAAGCTGACCGGATCAAGCAAGCGTTCGACGGATTGGCGATCTACCGTAGAACCGGCACGCCGATTCATCCGATGTCGCCGCTGGCGAAATTATTGTGGATGAAAGATGAAAGACCGGACTTGTATGCCCAAGCAGCCAAGTTCGTCTCGATCAAGGAATACATCCTCTATCATCTGTATGGGGAATGGGTGGTTGACGTCTCCATCGCCTCAGCGACGGGGCTGTTCAATCTGACAACGATGGATTGGGATGAAGAGGTCCTTCGCTTGCTGGAATTGGATGCGGAGCGTCTGTCCAAACCGGTCCCTGTCACCTATGCGCTAAGAGGACTAAGGGAGGAGTTTGTACAGCAGCTTGGCATCGACCGCGACACGCCGATGGTGATCGGCAGCAGCGACGGTGTTCTGGCGAATCTAGGCGTCGGTGCCGTGCTGCCTGGGGATATCGCGGTGACCGTGGGGACCAGCGGTGCGATCCGCACGATGATGGATCAGCCGCTTACAGATGCAGCGGGTCGAACCTTCTGCTATGCGCTGGCTGAGGACCGCTTCGCAATCGGCGGCGCCACGAACAATGCCGGGATCGTCTTGCAGTGGTTGATTGAAGAGATGATGCGCGGGGATCTGACCATGGAGGAGGTGCTCCGGGAAGCAGGGGAAGCGGCGCCGGGTGCGGACGGACTGCTATTCCTGCCGTATCTGAACGGTGAGCGCGCTCCGTATTGGAATGCGAATGCCCGGGCAACCTTCTTCGGATTGTCCATCCGGCATCAGCGCAAGCATATGTTCAGAGCAGCGCTGGAAGGCATCGTCTTCTCCTTATATGGCGTGAAGAACGTCTTAGCAGAACGGCCGAGCGATGCACCGATTCACGCCTCGGGCGGTTTGGCCCGTTCCGAGTTGTGGTTGCAGATCTTGGCCGATGTCTTCGGACGCCGCGTTGTTGTGCCTAGGAGTGTAGAGGCTTCCTGTCTGGGAGCAGCCCTTGTCGTGCTGAAGAGTGCAGGCCGCATCGAGCAGTGGGAAGAGGCCAAGTCCTGGGCAGAAGCTGCTTACTCCTATGAGCCGAATATGGGCAATCACGCGAGATATGCGAAACTGTTCGACATCTACCAACAAGTGGCCGATAAACTGCAACCGGACTTCGAACGAATCACGGAGTTCCAAGTGAGCCATTCGAACGATTGA
- the thyA gene encoding thymidylate synthase → MEAYLNLLQDILDNGTAKEDRTGTGTISVFGRQMRFNLSEGFPLITTKRIHIRSVVHELLWFLSGSTNIQYLHDNGVTIWDEWADEEGNLGRVYGAQWRTWRAPNGETIDQISKVIEQIKRDPDSRRHLVSAWNPAEIEDMALPPCHYAFQFYVANGKLSCMFQMRSVDTFLGLPFNIASYALLTHMVAQQCDLDVGELIWTGGDVHIYSNHIEQVKLQLSRKPYPLPRLVIKRKPDSIFDYRFEDFEFEGYQHHPGIKAPIAV, encoded by the coding sequence ATGGAAGCTTATCTGAATCTCTTACAAGATATCTTGGATAATGGCACGGCGAAGGAAGACCGGACAGGCACCGGTACCATATCGGTGTTCGGCAGACAGATGCGGTTCAATCTGTCCGAAGGTTTCCCGCTTATTACGACGAAGCGGATCCATATCCGTTCTGTAGTCCATGAGCTGCTCTGGTTTCTGAGCGGCAGCACGAATATCCAATACCTGCATGATAACGGCGTGACGATCTGGGATGAGTGGGCCGACGAAGAGGGGAATCTAGGCCGCGTATACGGGGCGCAATGGCGCACGTGGCGCGCGCCGAACGGTGAGACGATTGATCAGATCTCCAAGGTGATCGAACAGATCAAGCGTGATCCGGACTCCCGCCGCCATCTGGTGAGCGCCTGGAACCCTGCGGAGATCGAGGACATGGCGCTGCCGCCGTGCCACTATGCTTTCCAGTTCTATGTGGCGAACGGCAAGCTGTCCTGCATGTTCCAGATGCGATCGGTGGATACCTTCCTGGGACTGCCCTTCAACATCGCTTCTTACGCCTTGCTTACACATATGGTGGCGCAGCAGTGTGATCTGGATGTCGGCGAACTGATCTGGACCGGCGGCGATGTTCACATCTATTCCAATCACATCGAACAGGTGAAGCTGCAGCTGTCGCGCAAACCGTATCCGCTCCCTAGATTGGTCATCAAGCGCAAGCCGGACTCCATCTTCGACTACCGTTTTGAAGATTTCGAGTTTGAAGGCTACCAGCATCACCCGGGGATCAAAGCGCCGATCGCGGTTTAA
- a CDS encoding thioredoxin family protein has product MAQTPSNMIPLGTQAPDFTLKDVVSGEKKSLSELKSDRATVIMFICNHCPFVKHVLDGLLQLANDYIPRGISFIAINSNDVEAYPDDSPENMKKLAEEKKFPFVYLFDETQEVAKAYQAACTPDFYIFDGSMKLVYRGQLDDSRPGNEIPVTGKDIRAALDAILAGEPVSEDQKPSIGCNIKWKA; this is encoded by the coding sequence ATGGCTCAGACACCGTCCAATATGATTCCGCTTGGAACGCAGGCGCCTGATTTTACGCTTAAGGATGTCGTTTCGGGGGAGAAGAAGTCGCTCAGCGAACTGAAGTCCGATCGCGCGACGGTCATCATGTTCATCTGCAATCATTGCCCGTTCGTAAAACATGTGCTGGATGGGCTGTTGCAGCTGGCGAATGACTACATACCGCGGGGGATTTCCTTTATCGCGATCAACTCCAACGATGTGGAAGCGTATCCCGACGATTCTCCGGAGAACATGAAGAAATTAGCCGAGGAGAAGAAATTCCCCTTCGTTTATCTCTTTGATGAGACGCAGGAAGTGGCCAAAGCTTATCAAGCGGCATGCACGCCGGATTTCTATATCTTCGATGGCAGCATGAAGCTCGTGTATCGCGGACAGCTGGATGATTCTCGTCCAGGCAATGAGATCCCGGTAACCGGCAAGGATATCCGTGCTGCTCTTGATGCAATCCTCGCAGGCGAGCCGGTTTCTGAAGACCAGAAGCCCAGCATCGGCTGCAATATCAAGTGGAAAGCCTAA
- a CDS encoding peptidylprolyl isomerase has protein sequence MKKGIKLMNDFNTAKGIRTYKAALFWMGTSIVLLILLIIVAVWNPFAKASAASETIVTVNGEKITKDQLYDEMYSQGGSALIEGLINKELIRQEAKAKKISVTDEDIEAELERQAANFDMSVEEMMSMFEIYGFSSERLRSEMESQAMMRKLLAEEIKISDEDIQQYYDENQDQFTLPEQVRASHILVETEEEAQEILSELNRGADFAALAEERSLDTASAVNGGDLDYFPRGRMVEEFEEAAFTMDIGEITKEPVQTVHGYHIIKKTDHQEERIQPLDEVKDQIKSLLEDERLYTLSTEWIQEKRMQAVVEYANE, from the coding sequence ATGAAGAAAGGAATCAAACTTATGAATGATTTCAACACCGCAAAAGGAATTCGCACGTACAAAGCCGCTCTGTTCTGGATGGGGACATCGATCGTACTGCTGATCTTGCTCATCATCGTCGCCGTCTGGAACCCATTTGCTAAAGCATCTGCCGCATCGGAGACAATCGTCACGGTGAACGGCGAGAAGATCACGAAAGATCAACTGTATGATGAGATGTATTCACAAGGGGGAAGCGCGCTCATCGAAGGGCTGATTAACAAAGAGTTGATCCGCCAAGAAGCGAAAGCGAAGAAGATCTCCGTGACCGACGAAGATATCGAGGCGGAGCTCGAGAGACAAGCAGCGAACTTCGATATGAGCGTAGAAGAGATGATGTCGATGTTCGAGATCTATGGATTCTCCTCAGAACGCTTGCGTTCGGAGATGGAATCGCAGGCGATGATGCGCAAGCTGCTTGCTGAAGAGATCAAGATCTCCGACGAAGATATCCAGCAATATTATGATGAGAACCAGGACCAGTTCACGCTTCCAGAGCAGGTAAGAGCCTCGCATATCCTTGTAGAGACGGAAGAAGAGGCGCAGGAGATCCTGAGTGAGCTGAACCGCGGCGCTGACTTTGCGGCCCTGGCTGAAGAGCGTTCGCTGGATACGGCATCTGCCGTAAACGGTGGAGATCTCGATTACTTCCCGCGCGGCCGTATGGTTGAGGAGTTTGAAGAGGCCGCATTCACGATGGACATCGGAGAGATCACTAAGGAGCCCGTGCAAACGGTGCACGGCTATCACATCATTAAGAAGACCGATCACCAAGAGGAACGCATCCAGCCGCTGGATGAGGTGAAGGATCAGATCAAGAGCTTGCTTGAAGATGAGCGATTGTATACGTTATCGACGGAGTGGATTCAAGAGAAGAGGATGCAAGCTGTTGTAGAGTACGCGAACGAATAA
- a CDS encoding HAD family hydrolase: MKHQTLLFDMDDTLIHCNKYFNEAIEVFTEMLLDRLKGCPLTAEEIMDKQLEIDLRYTEEEGFVSTHFRQSLIDTYEYFAAKFARNVEEDCVEELMRLGMSVYEKEIESYPHMNETLLQLKDEGHLLCLYTGGDVLIQQKKIEQMGLAEFFEDRIFIEQHKNSETLARIIEREGFERTSTWMIGNSVRTDIVPALENGLHAIHIPAEKEWAFNIIPVNVEPKGAYLSVRQLREIPAAIEEYWSTMRPR, translated from the coding sequence ATGAAGCACCAGACTTTGCTGTTCGATATGGACGATACACTGATTCACTGCAACAAATATTTCAACGAAGCGATCGAAGTATTCACAGAGATGCTGCTGGATCGGCTCAAGGGCTGCCCGCTCACCGCTGAAGAGATCATGGACAAGCAGTTGGAGATCGACCTTCGTTATACGGAGGAGGAAGGATTCGTGTCCACCCACTTCCGGCAATCGCTGATCGATACCTATGAGTACTTCGCTGCGAAGTTTGCCAGAAACGTCGAAGAAGACTGCGTAGAGGAACTCATGCGCCTCGGAATGAGCGTCTACGAGAAGGAGATCGAAAGCTATCCCCATATGAATGAGACCCTGCTGCAGCTCAAAGATGAGGGCCATCTCCTCTGCCTGTACACGGGCGGCGATGTGCTGATCCAGCAGAAGAAAATCGAACAGATGGGACTTGCGGAGTTTTTTGAAGACCGCATCTTCATCGAACAGCACAAAAACAGCGAAACGCTGGCACGAATCATCGAACGGGAAGGATTCGAGCGAACATCCACGTGGATGATCGGCAACTCCGTACGAACGGATATCGTACCAGCGCTTGAGAACGGCCTCCATGCTATTCATATTCCTGCTGAGAAAGAATGGGCCTTTAACATCATTCCGGTAAATGTGGAGCCAAAGGGAGCTTATCTGTCCGTCAGACAACTGCGTGAGATCCCCGCGGCGATTGAAGAATACTGGTCGACGATGCGCCCGCGTTAA
- a CDS encoding thioredoxin family protein, which translates to MQEINEQQALALMTFEHAGCAVFLYTPLCGTCMAARKMLEVLYAMDDQLPLYTCNMNLAPELAKVWKIESVPCIVVLKQGRIVEKIYAMGSVPALYERFVNHGLMKAGTQA; encoded by the coding sequence GTGCAGGAGATCAACGAACAACAAGCGCTGGCCTTGATGACGTTTGAACATGCGGGGTGCGCGGTTTTTCTCTATACGCCGCTGTGCGGCACCTGCATGGCTGCCCGCAAGATGCTGGAAGTGCTGTATGCGATGGATGACCAATTGCCGCTTTATACCTGCAATATGAATCTGGCACCGGAACTTGCGAAGGTTTGGAAGATCGAGAGCGTTCCATGCATCGTCGTGCTGAAGCAGGGACGGATCGTTGAGAAGATCTATGCCATGGGATCCGTGCCCGCGTTATATGAACGCTTCGTCAACCATGGTCTGATGAAGGCCGGAACGCAGGCTTAA
- a CDS encoding ADP-heptose synthase: MHKRFAIEAVMFAIYGQLLVPDRPVEYIIPYSTILELYELKDEQQPLMPDAYEEQHVRAKIEEMIRFFEEPLNRKKIEKALTVPWRKASILVNEHVTFQVIYALDNAQYGDQFDPIETELILSGLTEKVPLITDQIDFIDRVIEAEIPIQVYDIEDFAYALEFDEKMLDVDDR; encoded by the coding sequence ATGCATAAGCGCTTTGCCATAGAGGCGGTGATGTTCGCGATCTACGGTCAATTACTCGTCCCAGACCGACCTGTCGAATACATCATCCCCTACTCGACGATCTTAGAGTTATACGAACTCAAGGACGAGCAGCAGCCTCTTATGCCGGACGCCTATGAGGAGCAGCATGTGCGAGCTAAGATCGAGGAGATGATCCGTTTCTTCGAGGAGCCGTTGAATCGCAAGAAAATAGAAAAGGCCTTGACCGTTCCTTGGCGCAAGGCCTCCATACTCGTGAATGAACATGTGACTTTCCAGGTGATCTATGCTCTGGACAATGCCCAGTACGGCGATCAATTCGATCCGATCGAGACGGAATTAATCCTGAGCGGACTTACGGAGAAGGTGCCGCTGATCACAGATCAGATCGACTTTATCGACCGGGTTATCGAAGCGGAGATTCCGATCCAGGTATATGATATCGAAGACTTTGCCTATGCCCTCGAATTCGATGAAAAGATGCTGGATGTTGATGATCGATAA